The genome window ACTTGACCAGATTCATATGTATAGGCTTGGATCAACTTACGCATGACAGTTGGTTGCTCATCGATTTCCTTGAGCATGTAGTATGGGTAAGTCCCTTTTCCAATATCAGAAAGGTCGAGTTCAGCTGTATAGCTAGCCCGTTCTTTGACGTTGCCATCATAGTCTTGCACTTCAACGCTATCAGCCTTGACAATGACCAACTCTTGGTCATGGATTTCCATGTATTGGTTGGTTTCACGAATCATAGCCATGGCATCTGAGCAGACCATATTGTAGCCATCTCCAAGACCGATCAAGAGTGGTGATTTATTTTTTGCCACATAGATGGTGCTTGGATCTTCCGCATCCATCAAAGCAAAAGCATAGGCCCCACGGATGATGTGGAGGGCTTTTTTGAAAGCTTCAAGCGTAGACAAGCCATCTTCTTCAGCAAATTTTCCGATCAAGTGGGCGGCGATTTCTGTATCTGTTTGCCCCTTGAAATGGTGACCTGCTAGGTATTCTTCCTTGATTTCAAGGTAGTTTTCAATCACCCCATTGTGGACCAAAACAAAGCGACCTGTTTCAGAGCAGTGTGGGTGAGCATTGTCCTCAGTTGGTTTTCCATGAGTGGCCCAACGGGTATGTCCAATCCCAGCTGTCCCTTCGACACCTTCTGCCTTAGATGACAATTCTGCAATACGGCCAACTGCCTTTACCAATTGGCTCTTGCCTTCACTAGCCAGAAAAACACCCGCAGAGTCATAGCCTCGGTATTCGAGTTTTTCAAGTCCTTGAATCAAAATATCAGTAGCATTTGTATTTCCTACAACACCAACGATTCCGCACATAGTTTTTACGATATAGCCTTGCTATACTTTCCCCTTTACTTAGTCAAACGACCCATGGTCGATTTCTCAGTTACTTTAAAATTGGTCTAGTCTAATTTGACCAAAAAGCAACCAGCGGAGTCAGTATACAATGCTTCTTCTAGTTTGTCAACTAGGAAATTCAAGAAAATTGGTCTAGTTAAGTTAGCGTTAAGATTGAAGGCAAAGTCATTTGAGAAAATTTCTACTGCAAGAAAAATGCCTGAAACAGAATGGTTTCAGACATTCGGAATGATTGAGAGTCAAACCGTTTGGGAAACTGTTTGACTCCAATCTTTAAAACGACAATGTGAGGAGGCTCAAATTGAACAGAACACAGGCTGCGGATTTTGATTTAGTCTTCAAATCCATTGGCTTGGCTTAGTTCTTTAAACCAATGGCCGGATTTTTTGAGGGTTCGTTTTTGACTTTCGAGGTCCAACTCAACCAAGCCATAGCGGTTCTTGTAGCCATTGAGCCATGACCAGCAGTCAATAAAGGTCCAGATCAAATAGCCTTTACAGTTGGCACCATCTTGAATAGCCCGGTGGAGCTCACGAAGATGGTCTTTGACAAAGTCAATCCGGTAGTCGTCTTGGATCACGCCATCCTTGCGGAATTTTTCCTCTCCTTCAACTCCCATTCCATTTTCTGTCAGGATCCACTCGATATTGCCATAGTTTTCCTTGATATTTTGGGCAATGTCATACAAACCTTGCTCATAGATTTCCCAACCACGGTGGGGATTGATCTTGCGCCCTGGCATAACGTAAGGTTCATAAAATTGCTCAAAGAGTAGGGGAGATGCTGGATTTGGAGCATAACGAGGAGCTGCTACACGGAGTGGTTGGTAATAGTTAACCCCTAGGTAATCCACCGTATTTTCCTCGATCAAGCGCAATTCAAAGGGATCATAATCCGGCAAGAGATCACGCTCCCGTAGGATCTCCACTAATTCTTCAGGATAATAACCAAGAACAGATGGATCTAAGAAAGATTTGGCTTGAAAGAGCTCGGCAATACGCGCAGCTTTCACATCTTCTGGATGCTGGCTCCGAGGATAGGCTGGTGTCAAATTGAGTACAATCCCGATACGGTAATTAGGATCCACCTCGTGACAGGCCTTGACTGCTAGAGAGCTTGCTAACTGGGTGTGGTAGGCTACTTTTACAGCTGCTACTGCGTCTACCTTATGAGGAAAATGGGCATCATAAAAATAACCAAACTCCACAGGGACAATGGGTTCATTAAAGGTGATCCACTGATCAACCAGATCCCCATAGGTCTTGAAACAAAAACGCGCATATTCCTGGTAAGCATAGGCGGTTTCTTTATTTTCCCAACCATCCCCTTGCTCTTGAAGAGCCATCGGTAAATCAAAATGATAGAGGTTGACCAAAAGGTGAATCCCTTTTTCTTTAATCTTTTCAAAGACACGGCGGTAGAAATCAACACCTGCTTGATTGATTTCCCCTCGTCCTTCTGGGAAAATACGTGACCACTGGATAGAGGTTCGAAAGGCCGTGTGGCCGGTTTCTAACAAGAGGTCCAGATCTTCTTCCCAGTGTTCATAAAAAGTCGATGTTTTCTCTGGTCCTTGCCCTTGATAAAAGCGGTTGGGCTCGATCCTATACCAGTAATCCCAGAGATTGTCTCCCTTTCCATCCTGGGCTAGACGCCCTTCTGTTTGAGGGCCCGAGGTCGAACTCCCCCATAAAAAATCCTTTGGAAATTGATACATGTCCTAATCCTCCTCATTCTACTAGCTCTATTGTAGCGCATCCTCCCCCAAAACCTAGGCACAATTTACAGTCTTTCTTACGCAGATTAAAGAAAAAGCCCCTTAGGAAAAATTCCTAAGGAAGCTGGTCCTCTTTACAATTGAGTCACGACATATTCAAAGAGCTTGCGATCTGCTGGACTCTTGTCAAAACGCAGTTCCGGATGCCACTGAACGCCGAGGAAACGACTCTCATCTGTGGATTGAACGGCTTCTATGACGTCATCTTTAGGATCCCGCGCGATCACTTCTAAACCATCTGCCAAGTCTTTAATACTTTGATGATGAAAAGAATTGATGCGACTGGTCTTACCATAGATCTCTTGCAGGATCGTCTGATCCTTGGTCACCAACTCTTGGCTGGTGTACTGACCTGGATTGTCCTGCCAGTGGTGTTCAATGTCTTGATACAGAGTTCCCCCTAGAGCGACATTATAGAGCTGGGTCCCACGGCAGACGGTAAAGATCGCTTTTTTAGCCGCACGCGCTTCTTCAATCAAGGCCAACTCAAAGAGATCGCGTTTCAAGAGATAGTCCTCACTGTCGATGGTGATTTCTTCTCCATAAAACTTGGGCAAGACATTTTGCCCACCGGTAATGATGAGCTTATCAATCATCGATATGTAGTCTTTGGCCAAGGCTGCATCTCCAATTGGCAAGATCAAGGGAATCCCTCCTGCCTCTTTGACCGCTTCGACAAAACCAGTCGCCGCATAACTCATATTCGCGTCTGGATCATCCGGGAAGGGTCTTTCATTTCCTGTAATTCCAATTACTGGTCGTTTTTTCATACTTTTTCCATATACTTTCATTCATTTTCAAGGCTTATTGTAACACAATTTTAAGCCAGACTCAATGGAGTTTTTTTGAAGAGAAGGTCTCCCCTTCTAACCCAAAAGCTTGCTGAAAAGATATGAAATTGCTTTCTATTAAAAAATTCTCAAGTGCAAAGACTTGAGAATGGTTTGTTAATTTTTCATCAACCCTTCTTTTACCAAAAAGTCACGCGCTACTTTAGCAGCAGGCTTGCCTTCTACTCCGACTTGGTAGTTCATCTGGCTCATCTGGCTTTCAGTGATTTTACCAGCTAGCTTATTAAGCACACCTTCCAATTCGGGATGTTTCTTAAGAAGAGCTTCTTTCATGAGGGGCGCCCCTTGATAAGGTGGGAAGAGTTGTTTGTCATCTTCGAGGACCACCAGGTCATAGCGAGCAAGTTCAGCATCTGTTGAGTAGGCATCCGTTATTTGAATATCCCCAGACTGGATCGCCTGGTAGCGAAGGGCTGGCTCCATGGTGGAGACTTGTAAGTGGAGACCATAGACCTTCTGCAAGCCCTTGTTTCCGTCTTCGCGGTCGTTAAACTCAAGCGTAAAGCCTGCCTTGAGTTGTCCTTCCACCTTTTTCAAATCTGAAATGGTCTTGAGTCCATATTCTTGGGCAATCTTCTTAGGCACTGCTACAGCATAGGTATTTTGATAAGCCATGGGTTTGAGCAAGGCCAGGTCGTCTTGTCGCTTGATCCCATCTCGGGCAGCTTTGTAGACCGCTTCTGGATCATGACTGACTTGTGGTGCCGGCTTGAGGAGACTTTCGGTCACGGTCCCGGTAAACTCTGGATAGATAGCGATATCCCCTTTTTTCAGGGCTTCATAGAGGAAGGTGGTCTTCCCAAAATTCGGTTTGACGGTCACTGTCATATCCGTGTTTTCTTCGATCAAGATCTTGTACATATTGGCGAGAATTTCAGGTTCAGGACCCAACTTCCCAGCAATGACCAGGTTTTCTTTTTTCGGTTTGGGAAGAAGACTTGGCGTATAAGAAGCTCCTAATCCAATAACCATCACAGCAAAAGCCGCAAAGATGGTCCGCAATTTGGCCTTTTCCATCCATTTGAGAAGAAGGTTAAAGGCGATGGCTAAGAAGGCAGAAGATATGGCGCCGATTAAAATGAGACTGGCATTCCGACGGTCAATCCCCAAAAGGATAAAGGAACCCAATCCTCCAGCTCCAACAAGAGCGGCTAAAGTCGCTGTCCCAATGATCATAACGGTTGCTGTACGAACCCCCGATACAATGACAGGCATGGCCAGTGGAATTTCAAACTTCTTGAGTCGCTCCCACTTGGTCATTCCAAAAGCAATCCCTGCCTCCTCAAGACTAGGATCAATGCCGTTCAAGGCTGTGATTGTATTTTCCAAAATCGGGAAAATAGCATAAATGACTAGAGCTGTAAGGGCTGGTAAGGTTCCAATCCCCATGAAAGGAATAAAGAGACCCAACAAAGCCATTGAGGGAATGGTCTGGAAGATACCCGCAACTTGTAACACCCAGTTCGCTGCTTTTTTATGGCTATTTAGATAAACTGCCAGCGGAATCGTCAGAAAAATAGCGACCAATAAGGTCAAGAGAGACAATTGTAAGTGTTGTCCAAGGGCTGTAAGCCAGTCCCCAAAACGTTCTTGAAAAGTTGTAAGTAGTTTAGACATGGTGAGCACCTCCAAACAAATCTGCGACAAAGTCTGTCGCAGGCGCTTGTAAAATTGTTTCAGGGTCTGCCACCTGACGAATTTCTCCTTCCTGTAGCACCGCAATGCGATCCCCTAATTTTAAGGCCTCATCCGTATCATGAGTTACGAAGATGGTCGTCATGCCGAATTCTTTATGTAAATCTTTTGTAAGAGCCTGCAACTGCTTGCGAGAGATGGCATCCAAGGCTGAAAAAGGTTCGTCCATCAATAGAATTTTTGGTTCTCCAATGATAGCGCGCACAATGCCAATCCGCTGTTGCTCCCCACCAGATAATTCACTAGGCATGCGCTTTGCATACTCTGCAGCAGGGAGCCCCACCTTATCCAAGAGTTCTTCTGTCTTAGAAGTGATTTGTTCTTTAGTCCAGCCCTTCATCTCAGGAATCAATGCTATATTTTCAGCAACGGTCAAGTTAGGAAATAAGGCAATGGCTTGAAGGACATAGCCGGTACTGAGACGTAACTCCCGTTCATCATAGTCCTTGATACGTTTCCCATCCATATAGATATTGCCATCTGTCGGCTCCAAAAGACGGTTAATCATCTTGATCATGGTGGTCTTACCAGATCCTGAAGGACCCACTAGCACCATGAATTCTCCATTTTCAATGCGGAGATTGACATCTTTCAAAATGTCCTTTTCCGTGTAGCGCAAGGCTACATGTTTGTATTCAATCATGTTCTTCCTCAATAAGTTTTCTGTCTCTAAGAATATCCAATAAGCTACTTGCTGGATGCCCTAGGACTTTTTCGACATCTGTAGAAACCCCAGCTTGTTCTCCAGCTTTAATCGCTGTATAGGTGCTGACCCAGGCATCGTACTCCCATGTTTGTGCTGGCCATTTTTTCCGTGACTCATAAGCTTCTTCTACCGATTCATCTACATACGTGATGGCGTTACCGGTCTCTTTTGAGAGAAGCGCTACGATTTCCTCCATAGAAAGTTCCTCAGGTCCTGTTAGATTCAAGGTTTGATTTTTCCATTTCTTAGCATGTAAGAGAATCTCTGCTGCGACCCTAGAAGTGTCCTTACGGGCAACAGCTGACACCTGCCCACTGCCAGCCGGACCACGAATTTCTCCATTTTCAAGAGCAATATCTAACAAGAAGTCCAAGTAAAAATTATCTCTCAAAAATGTATAGGTAAACCCTAACTCCTTGATATAGGCTTCCGTCTGGGCATGATCTCGAGACAAAGTGAACGTTGCCTTCTCATCTGCCCCATAAAAGGAGGTATAAACAATATGTTGCACCCCTGCTAGTTTTGCAGCATCTAAAAAGTCCTTGTGCTCCTTGACACGCTCTGGATTTTCCCGAGCAGAGACCATCAACAAAGTATCGATACCCTTTAAGGCCTCAACCACCTCTGGAGTATTGGTATACACCATTTTACGGATTTCCGCAGACGCGTAGACTTTTGCACGCTCTGGACTTCGTGCTAAGTGTACGGAAACCATTCCTTTCTTATCGACAAGATTAGCCACATAAGAACCTAATTTCCCTGTTACACCTGTTATTCCAATCATAACTGTTTCTTCCTTTCCCTAGATGTCATTTTCTTTAGCTTTTAAATTGTCAATAATACGCTCTTGATAGGCTTCAAATTCTCGGATCTCTTGATCCGAAAAGCCTTGGTAGAAAATTTCACCCAACTCTTTACTAACGCGGTCACCGATTTCTTTTTGCGCCCAACCGAGGTCTGTCAAAGAAATATATTTTTTCCTTTTATCCTGCGTGCAAGGTTGAATCGTGACCAAGCCTTGTTCTTCCAATTTCTTAACCATGCTGGTCAATGTATTGTTGGCTAGACCCGTCGCAAGAGCGATATCGGTCGCAGTAGCGCACTCCAACTCTTGCTTCCACAAAATCGTTAAAATTTTCCCTTGTTCACTTCGGTATAGGGCATCTGGTTCCTTGCTCAGCAGTTTTTGAAAGATACGCCCATTTAACAAGCGTATTTGTAAAGCTTGGTAGCCCCCTTGCATCTTGTCCATTTCGTCTCCTTTTTATTTCTATATCGAAATATCACAGCCATTGTATCACTGTTCGTTACATCTGTCAACTGCTTCGATATAGAAATAACATTTTTTTCTAAGATACTCTTCAAAGGATTCTTGCACAGCTCCAAATGACCAGACTTTTTTACCCCTTTTACACAAACTTCTTTGGAATACGGTCAAAAATTCGCTATAATAATAGTAACAAATGTTAAACTCCTTTTGTAACGACACTTGGTTTTACGATGTGGTAATCTGTTAACTGTACTATAGAAAGATCGGAGTATTTGTGATGCATATCCCAGATAATTATTTGAGTCCTGCAAGTTGTGCCCTCTTAGCTGTAGCGGCTGCCCCTGCGATTGGCCTATCCATTGCCAAAGTCAAAGTTCAATTAAAGGAAAATAAAGAGTTGGCCCCTATGCTTGGCGTCGCAGCCTCTTTATCCTTCTTGTTAATGATGTTTAATGTTCCAGTTCCAGGGGGGACAACAGCACACGCTGTCGGTGGTGCTCTTCTGGCCATCCTGATTGGTCCCTATGCAGCTTCCCTTGCCTTATCTGTTGCCTTGATCCTCCAGGCCTTCTTATTTGGAGATGGAGGAATCTTAGCCCTTGGAGCCAATATCTTCAATATGGCCGTTGCCATGCCTTTTATCGGCTATGGGATTTACAGTTGGTTCCGCAAACACCATCATGAATCTCTTGGAGTGATCGTGGGGTCCTATGTCGCTATCAACGCCGCAGCTCTCTTAACAGGGATAGAACTTGGACTGCAACCTTTGATTGCATCCGAAGCTGGACAACCTCTCTACAATCCTTATGGATTAGAAGTCACGATTCCTGCCATGATGGCTGCCCATCTTGTGGTAGCTGGCTGGGTCGAAGCCTTCTTCACCTATGTGATTTACCGCTTTGTCAAACAAGTAGCCCCAGCTGAATTGTATACACCAAGTAGCAAAAATACGACTTCATTTGTCAAAAAAATCCGCTGGGTCCTCTTGGGGCTGATCGTTTTGAGCCCTCTCGGTCTCCTGGCAGATGGTACAGCTTTCGGAGAATGGTCTTCTGAAGAATTAGGATCCTTGCTCAAAGGGAAAGTTCCAGCTGGTATCAAAAATGGTTTTTCTTTTGAAGCCTTGTTCAGTGATTACACCATTCCTGGAACTAAAATTGCGATTGGCTATATTCTATCAGCCATTACAGCTGTTCTCATTTTCTATATCATTAGCAAAATGATTCGATCAATAAACGGAGCAAAAACTTCTCATGCGTAAACTTCCTGACTGGCTCCTTCAAGAGCAAGCGACTCTAGAAGCTTCAAAAAGCCATCACTATTTACAAATGAACCTTCACACATTGCGCCATTTTCTTGGCAAAATGAAACAAACGACACCCGCATTCAAGGCCAAAACTTCCTCTTGGATGCGGCTTGTTTACTTTTTAACCCTAGCCATTCTTATTACAACAGCCCACCATACGATCCAGCTCTGGATCCTCGGTATCCTCTTACTACTTCACATTGCCATGCTGCCGGGAGAAACCCTTCTTCACCTGTTTAAAGTCCTCGTCAAGGTCCTTCTCTTCTCTACCATTGTGATTTTACCGAGTATCTTATTTCAAGGATTTCAAAATGGTGGACTCTTTTTGTTACGTGCAGGGATCATTGTCCTCAATATTTCTCTCTTTTTAGCCACTACCACAAGCATCCAACTGGTGGAGGCCCTAAGGCAGTTGCATGTCCCAAAGACCTTTGTCCAGACCATTGATATTACCCTAAAATATAGTTATATTTTAGGGAAACACCTTCACCAACAAATTGAGTGTGTGCAACTTAGGACCGTGGGTCAAAAAGTGAGCCTCCATCTTTTTGGCTCTCTGCTGGGTCTCTTGTATCTATCAACGAAGAACCATACCAAAGAGGTCTACGAGGCCATGTTGCTGAGAGGATATGGCATGGACAGGAAACAAAAAGAGCCCTTCTGTTGGAAAAAAGAAGATGGCCTTTTACTACTGGAATTAGTCTTCCTTATTGCCGTCACCACTCTACTCCGTTAGAAAGGATAACCTAATGATTACCATTCAAGATGGAAATTACCACTACACCGATGAGATTGGAATCCACGATATCCAACTACAGATCAAGCAAGGAGAAACGATCGCTTTGATGGGACCGAATGGAGCAGGAAAATCCACACTTTTTAAAATTCTAGTTGGACTTTTACCCCTGTCTTCTGGTCACTACCACTTTAAGGATTGGACGATAGATGACACTTTCTTAAAAGATCCCCATCGTGCTGG of Streptococcus sp. S5 contains these proteins:
- a CDS encoding glycoside hydrolase family 1 protein codes for the protein MYQFPKDFLWGSSTSGPQTEGRLAQDGKGDNLWDYWYRIEPNRFYQGQGPEKTSTFYEHWEEDLDLLLETGHTAFRTSIQWSRIFPEGRGEINQAGVDFYRRVFEKIKEKGIHLLVNLYHFDLPMALQEQGDGWENKETAYAYQEYARFCFKTYGDLVDQWITFNEPIVPVEFGYFYDAHFPHKVDAVAAVKVAYHTQLASSLAVKACHEVDPNYRIGIVLNLTPAYPRSQHPEDVKAARIAELFQAKSFLDPSVLGYYPEELVEILRERDLLPDYDPFELRLIEENTVDYLGVNYYQPLRVAAPRYAPNPASPLLFEQFYEPYVMPGRKINPHRGWEIYEQGLYDIAQNIKENYGNIEWILTENGMGVEGEEKFRKDGVIQDDYRIDFVKDHLRELHRAIQDGANCKGYLIWTFIDCWSWLNGYKNRYGLVELDLESQKRTLKKSGHWFKELSQANGFED
- a CDS encoding gamma-glutamyl-gamma-aminobutyrate hydrolase family protein; the encoded protein is MKKRPVIGITGNERPFPDDPDANMSYAATGFVEAVKEAGGIPLILPIGDAALAKDYISMIDKLIITGGQNVLPKFYGEEITIDSEDYLLKRDLFELALIEEARAAKKAIFTVCRGTQLYNVALGGTLYQDIEHHWQDNPGQYTSQELVTKDQTILQEIYGKTSRINSFHHQSIKDLADGLEVIARDPKDDVIEAVQSTDESRFLGVQWHPELRFDKSPADRKLFEYVVTQL
- a CDS encoding ABC transporter permease/substrate-binding protein, with the protein product MSKLLTTFQERFGDWLTALGQHLQLSLLTLLVAIFLTIPLAVYLNSHKKAANWVLQVAGIFQTIPSMALLGLFIPFMGIGTLPALTALVIYAIFPILENTITALNGIDPSLEEAGIAFGMTKWERLKKFEIPLAMPVIVSGVRTATVMIIGTATLAALVGAGGLGSFILLGIDRRNASLILIGAISSAFLAIAFNLLLKWMEKAKLRTIFAAFAVMVIGLGASYTPSLLPKPKKENLVIAGKLGPEPEILANMYKILIEENTDMTVTVKPNFGKTTFLYEALKKGDIAIYPEFTGTVTESLLKPAPQVSHDPEAVYKAARDGIKRQDDLALLKPMAYQNTYAVAVPKKIAQEYGLKTISDLKKVEGQLKAGFTLEFNDREDGNKGLQKVYGLHLQVSTMEPALRYQAIQSGDIQITDAYSTDAELARYDLVVLEDDKQLFPPYQGAPLMKEALLKKHPELEGVLNKLAGKITESQMSQMNYQVGVEGKPAAKVARDFLVKEGLMKN
- a CDS encoding ABC transporter ATP-binding protein, which translates into the protein MIEYKHVALRYTEKDILKDVNLRIENGEFMVLVGPSGSGKTTMIKMINRLLEPTDGNIYMDGKRIKDYDERELRLSTGYVLQAIALFPNLTVAENIALIPEMKGWTKEQITSKTEELLDKVGLPAAEYAKRMPSELSGGEQQRIGIVRAIIGEPKILLMDEPFSALDAISRKQLQALTKDLHKEFGMTTIFVTHDTDEALKLGDRIAVLQEGEIRQVADPETILQAPATDFVADLFGGAHHV
- a CDS encoding SDR family oxidoreductase, encoding MIGITGVTGKLGSYVANLVDKKGMVSVHLARSPERAKVYASAEIRKMVYTNTPEVVEALKGIDTLLMVSARENPERVKEHKDFLDAAKLAGVQHIVYTSFYGADEKATFTLSRDHAQTEAYIKELGFTYTFLRDNFYLDFLLDIALENGEIRGPAGSGQVSAVARKDTSRVAAEILLHAKKWKNQTLNLTGPEELSMEEIVALLSKETGNAITYVDESVEEAYESRKKWPAQTWEYDAWVSTYTAIKAGEQAGVSTDVEKVLGHPASSLLDILRDRKLIEEEHD
- a CDS encoding MarR family winged helix-turn-helix transcriptional regulator; this translates as MDKMQGGYQALQIRLLNGRIFQKLLSKEPDALYRSEQGKILTILWKQELECATATDIALATGLANNTLTSMVKKLEEQGLVTIQPCTQDKRKKYISLTDLGWAQKEIGDRVSKELGEIFYQGFSDQEIREFEAYQERIIDNLKAKENDI
- the cbiM gene encoding cobalt transporter CbiM translates to MHIPDNYLSPASCALLAVAAAPAIGLSIAKVKVQLKENKELAPMLGVAASLSFLLMMFNVPVPGGTTAHAVGGALLAILIGPYAASLALSVALILQAFLFGDGGILALGANIFNMAVAMPFIGYGIYSWFRKHHHESLGVIVGSYVAINAAALLTGIELGLQPLIASEAGQPLYNPYGLEVTIPAMMAAHLVVAGWVEAFFTYVIYRFVKQVAPAELYTPSSKNTTSFVKKIRWVLLGLIVLSPLGLLADGTAFGEWSSEELGSLLKGKVPAGIKNGFSFEALFSDYTIPGTKIAIGYILSAITAVLIFYIISKMIRSINGAKTSHA
- a CDS encoding energy-coupling factor transporter transmembrane component T — translated: MRKLPDWLLQEQATLEASKSHHYLQMNLHTLRHFLGKMKQTTPAFKAKTSSWMRLVYFLTLAILITTAHHTIQLWILGILLLLHIAMLPGETLLHLFKVLVKVLLFSTIVILPSILFQGFQNGGLFLLRAGIIVLNISLFLATTTSIQLVEALRQLHVPKTFVQTIDITLKYSYILGKHLHQQIECVQLRTVGQKVSLHLFGSLLGLLYLSTKNHTKEVYEAMLLRGYGMDRKQKEPFCWKKEDGLLLLELVFLIAVTTLLR